A single region of the Streptomyces sp. AM 4-1-1 genome encodes:
- a CDS encoding ABC transporter substrate-binding protein produces the protein MRSIRLRILAILAVLIIAGVGAWQLLPSSEAKTDPIVVGTTDQVTSLDPAGAYDAGSWAIYSNLYQSLLTFKAGASVPELDAAESCGFIGQKLQTYRCKLRDDLTFSNGRKITAEDVKYSFERMLKIKTDVGPWVLFPNLKNIVSEGRTITFNLSARDATFPQKLGTGAGSIVDREHYPADKLRTGGSVDGSGPYVLKSYDRGVRAELVPNPKYKGALKKTGVPVDVRYYKESDALQTAWKAGQVDIAHRQLPPAELAALNPGDPGLRVTEADSAEIRNLVLNVRPGRPLADKKVRQAIASLVDRAPLVGEVFKGTVEPLYSLIPQGYIGHSTPFFDAYPAPDVKRAKKLMAEAGVETPVHITFGYRGDGAFTKETAELRRQLEADGLFKVSVKAVEWTAFQKQYAAGAFDMYTVGWVPDYPDPDTFSQPLVGTDNSYHNGYSSKQMDELIDATLRYSERGRTAGDFKKLQELVSQDVPIIPLWQKKDYVVSRNDITGSQYLSNGTGIWRLWELNRI, from the coding sequence ATGCGGTCGATCCGGCTACGGATTCTCGCGATTCTCGCGGTTTTGATCATCGCAGGCGTCGGCGCCTGGCAACTGCTCCCATCGAGCGAGGCGAAGACCGATCCGATCGTCGTCGGCACGACGGACCAGGTGACGTCCCTCGATCCCGCGGGTGCGTACGACGCCGGTTCCTGGGCGATCTACAGCAACCTCTACCAGTCCCTGCTGACGTTCAAGGCCGGGGCGTCCGTCCCCGAACTCGACGCGGCGGAGAGCTGCGGGTTCATCGGGCAGAAGCTCCAGACGTACCGCTGCAAGCTCCGTGACGACCTCACGTTCTCCAACGGCCGGAAGATCACCGCCGAGGACGTGAAGTACTCCTTCGAGCGGATGCTCAAGATCAAGACGGACGTCGGCCCGTGGGTCCTCTTCCCGAACCTCAAGAACATCGTGTCCGAGGGACGCACCATCACCTTCAACCTCAGCGCACGCGACGCCACGTTCCCGCAGAAACTCGGCACCGGCGCGGGCTCCATCGTCGACCGCGAGCACTACCCGGCCGACAAACTGCGCACCGGGGGCTCCGTCGACGGCTCGGGGCCGTACGTCCTCAAGTCGTACGACCGGGGCGTCCGCGCGGAGTTGGTGCCCAACCCCAAGTACAAGGGCGCGCTCAAGAAGACCGGAGTACCGGTCGACGTCCGCTACTACAAGGAGTCGGACGCCCTCCAGACCGCGTGGAAGGCCGGGCAGGTCGACATCGCGCACCGCCAACTGCCGCCCGCCGAACTCGCCGCGCTGAACCCCGGCGACCCCGGCCTCCGTGTCACCGAGGCCGACAGTGCCGAGATCCGCAACCTCGTCCTCAACGTCCGCCCCGGAAGGCCGCTGGCCGACAAGAAGGTCCGTCAGGCCATCGCCTCGCTCGTCGACCGCGCACCGCTGGTCGGTGAGGTTTTCAAGGGCACCGTCGAACCGCTCTACTCGCTGATTCCCCAGGGCTACATCGGGCACAGCACGCCGTTCTTCGACGCCTACCCCGCACCCGACGTGAAGCGGGCGAAGAAGCTGATGGCGGAGGCCGGCGTCGAGACGCCCGTGCACATCACCTTCGGCTACCGCGGCGACGGGGCGTTCACCAAGGAGACCGCCGAGCTGCGCCGGCAGTTGGAGGCGGACGGGCTGTTCAAGGTGTCGGTCAAGGCCGTCGAGTGGACGGCCTTCCAGAAGCAGTACGCGGCCGGCGCGTTCGACATGTACACCGTCGGCTGGGTCCCCGACTACCCGGACCCCGACACCTTCAGCCAGCCCCTCGTCGGCACCGACAACAGCTACCACAACGGCTACAGCAGCAAGCAGATGGACGAGCTGATCGACGCCACCCTCAGGTACAGCGAACGCGGCCGTACCGCGGGGGACTTCAAGAAGCTCCAGGAACTCGTCAGCCAGGACGTGCCGATCATCCCGTTGTGGCAGAAGAAGGACTACGTCGTCAGCAGGAACGACATCACCGGCTCGCAGTACCTCTCCAACGGCACCGGCATCTGGCGGCTGTGGGAGCTCAACCGGATCTGA
- a CDS encoding succinate dehydrogenase iron-sulfur subunit: MATPTLDKADTAEAGFADSPFITATFRIRRFNPEVSDEAMWQDFQIEIDPKERVLDALHKIKWDVDGSLTFRRSCAHGICGSDAMRINGKNRLACKTLIKDINPEKPILIEAIKGLTVLKDLVVDMDPFFQAYRDVMPFLITKGNEPTRERLQSAEDRERFDDTTKCILCAACTSSCPVFWNDGQYFGPAAIVNAHRFIFDSRDEGGEQRLEILNDRDGVWRCRTTFNCTDACPRGIEVTKAIQEVKRALITRRF; this comes from the coding sequence ATGGCTACCCCGACACTGGACAAGGCCGACACGGCGGAGGCCGGCTTCGCCGACTCCCCGTTCATCACGGCCACGTTCCGGATTCGCCGCTTCAACCCCGAGGTCTCCGACGAGGCCATGTGGCAGGACTTCCAGATCGAGATCGACCCGAAGGAGCGTGTCCTCGACGCCCTTCACAAGATCAAGTGGGATGTCGACGGTTCGCTGACCTTCCGGCGCTCCTGCGCACACGGCATCTGCGGCTCGGACGCGATGCGGATCAACGGCAAGAACAGGCTCGCCTGCAAGACGCTGATCAAGGACATCAACCCCGAGAAGCCGATCCTGATCGAGGCCATAAAGGGCCTGACGGTCCTCAAGGACCTCGTGGTCGACATGGACCCGTTCTTCCAGGCGTACCGCGATGTCATGCCGTTCCTCATCACCAAGGGCAACGAGCCGACGCGCGAGCGTCTGCAGTCCGCCGAGGACCGCGAGCGCTTCGACGACACCACCAAGTGCATCCTGTGCGCCGCGTGCACGTCGTCCTGCCCGGTGTTCTGGAACGACGGGCAGTACTTCGGCCCGGCGGCCATCGTCAACGCGCACCGCTTCATCTTCGACTCGCGCGACGAGGGCGGCGAGCAGCGTCTGGAGATCCTCAACGACCGTGACGGTGTGTGGCGTTGCCGCACGACGTTCAACTGCACGGACGCCTGCCCGCGTGGCATCGAGGTCACCAAGGCGATCCAGGAGGTCAAGCGCGCGCTGATCACGCGGCGCTTCTGA
- the sdhA gene encoding succinate dehydrogenase flavoprotein subunit encodes MQIHKYDTVIVGAGGAGMRAAIESTKRSRTAVLTKLYPTRSHTGAAQGGMAAALANVEEDNWEWHTFDTIKGGDYLVDQDAAEILAKEAIDSVLDLEKMGLPFNRTPEGRIDQRRFGGHSRNHGEAPVRRSCYASDRTGHMILQTLYQNCVKEGVEFFNEFYVLDLLLQEVDGVRKSAGVVAYELATGEIHVFQAKAVIFASGGTGKFFKVTSNAHTLTGDGQAAAYRRGLPLEDMEFFQFHPTGIWRMGILLTEGARGEGGILRNKDGERFMEKYAPVMKDLASRDVVSRSIYTEIREGRGCGPAGDHVYLDLTHLPPEQLDAKLPDITEFARTYLGIEPYTDPIPIQPTAHYAMGGIPTNVQGEVLADNTTVVPGLYAAGEVACVSVHGANRLGTNSLLDINVFGRRSGIAAAEYSAENDFVELPENPAQLVVDQVERLRNSTGDERVATIRLELQECMDANVMVFRTEQTIKTAVDKIAELRARYLNVSIQDKGKRFNTDLLEAVELGNLLDLAEVMATSALARKESRGGHYREDYPTRDDVNFMRHTMAYREVAEDGTESIRLDYKPVVQTRYQPMERKY; translated from the coding sequence ATGCAGATCCACAAGTACGACACCGTCATCGTCGGTGCGGGCGGCGCCGGTATGCGCGCGGCCATCGAGTCGACCAAGCGCAGCCGCACCGCCGTGCTCACGAAGCTCTACCCGACCCGCTCCCACACGGGCGCGGCGCAGGGCGGCATGGCCGCCGCGCTCGCCAACGTGGAGGAGGACAACTGGGAGTGGCACACCTTCGACACGATCAAGGGCGGCGACTACCTGGTCGACCAGGACGCCGCCGAGATCCTGGCGAAGGAGGCCATCGACTCCGTCCTCGACCTGGAGAAGATGGGCCTGCCGTTCAACCGCACGCCCGAGGGCCGGATCGACCAGCGCCGCTTCGGCGGTCACAGCCGCAACCACGGTGAGGCACCGGTCCGCAGGTCCTGCTACGCGTCGGACCGCACCGGCCACATGATCCTCCAGACGCTGTACCAGAACTGCGTCAAGGAGGGCGTGGAGTTCTTCAACGAGTTCTACGTCCTGGACCTGCTGCTCCAGGAGGTGGACGGTGTCAGGAAGTCGGCGGGCGTCGTCGCCTACGAGCTGGCGACCGGCGAGATCCACGTCTTCCAGGCGAAGGCGGTCATCTTCGCCTCCGGCGGCACCGGCAAGTTCTTCAAGGTGACGTCGAACGCGCACACCCTGACCGGTGACGGCCAGGCCGCCGCGTACCGTCGCGGGCTGCCGCTGGAGGACATGGAGTTCTTCCAGTTCCACCCGACGGGCATCTGGCGCATGGGCATCCTGCTGACGGAGGGCGCCCGTGGTGAGGGCGGCATCCTCCGCAACAAGGACGGCGAGCGCTTCATGGAGAAGTACGCGCCCGTCATGAAGGACCTCGCCTCGCGTGACGTCGTCTCGCGCTCCATCTACACGGAGATCCGCGAGGGCCGGGGCTGCGGTCCGGCCGGCGACCACGTCTACCTGGACCTCACCCACCTGCCGCCGGAGCAGCTGGACGCGAAGCTCCCGGACATCACCGAGTTCGCCCGTACGTACCTCGGCATCGAGCCGTACACGGACCCGATCCCGATCCAGCCGACCGCGCACTACGCCATGGGCGGCATCCCGACGAACGTCCAGGGCGAGGTGCTGGCCGACAACACCACGGTCGTGCCCGGTCTGTACGCCGCCGGCGAGGTCGCCTGCGTGTCCGTGCACGGCGCGAACCGCCTGGGCACCAACTCGCTGCTCGACATCAACGTCTTCGGACGCCGGTCGGGCATCGCCGCCGCCGAGTACTCCGCGGAGAACGACTTCGTCGAGCTCCCCGAGAACCCGGCACAGCTCGTCGTCGACCAGGTCGAGCGGCTGCGCAACTCCACGGGCGACGAGCGGGTCGCGACGATCCGTCTGGAGCTCCAGGAGTGCATGGACGCCAATGTGATGGTGTTCCGCACCGAGCAGACGATCAAGACGGCCGTCGACAAGATCGCCGAGCTGCGGGCCCGCTACCTGAACGTGTCCATCCAGGACAAGGGCAAGCGGTTCAACACGGACCTCCTGGAGGCCGTCGAGCTGGGCAACCTGCTCGACCTGGCCGAGGTCATGGCCACGTCGGCCCTGGCCCGCAAGGAGTCGCGCGGCGGTCACTACCGCGAGGACTACCCGACCCGCGACGACGTCAACTTCATGCGCCACACCATGGCGTACCGCGAGGTCGCGGAGGACGGCACCGAGTCGATCCGGCTCGACTACAAGCCGGTCGTCCAGACCCGCTACCAGCCGATGGAGCGTAAGTACTGA
- a CDS encoding succinate dehydrogenase hydrophobic membrane anchor subunit, with translation MSSETSSAIGDVEAVNLYDADNPAPVIEPPRKRTSKTPKGSRTNFEMYAWLFMRLSGIVLVVLVLGHLLLQLVLDGGVSKIGFAFVAGRWASPFWQMWDLAMLWLAMLHGANGLRTVINDYAERDNTRFWLKMLLYTATVFTVLLGTLVIFTFDPNIR, from the coding sequence ATGTCCAGTGAGACCTCTTCCGCGATCGGGGACGTCGAGGCCGTGAACCTCTACGACGCCGACAACCCCGCCCCGGTGATCGAGCCCCCGCGCAAGCGGACCAGCAAGACGCCCAAGGGCTCGCGCACCAACTTCGAGATGTACGCCTGGCTCTTCATGCGCCTGTCGGGCATCGTGCTGGTCGTCCTGGTCCTCGGCCACCTGCTGCTCCAGCTGGTGCTGGACGGCGGGGTGTCCAAGATCGGCTTCGCGTTCGTCGCGGGCCGCTGGGCCTCGCCGTTCTGGCAGATGTGGGACCTGGCGATGCTGTGGCTGGCCATGCTGCACGGCGCCAACGGCCTCCGTACGGTCATCAACGACTACGCCGAGCGGGACAACACCCGCTTCTGGCTGAAGATGCTGCTGTACACCGCCACGGTGTTCACCGTCCTGCTGGGCACGCTGGTGATCTTCACCTTCGACCCGAACATCCGCTAG
- the sdhC gene encoding succinate dehydrogenase, cytochrome b556 subunit, protein MPAGTLYRGREGMWSWVAHRVTGVLIFFFLFVHVLDTALVRVSPEAYDDVVATYKTPIVALLEYGLVAAILFHALNGLRIVAVDFWAKGPRFQKQMLWTVVGIWVVLMVGALYPVLGHAVREVFGS, encoded by the coding sequence GTGCCGGCTGGAACGCTGTACCGCGGCCGGGAAGGCATGTGGTCCTGGGTGGCTCATCGAGTCACCGGTGTCCTCATTTTCTTCTTCCTGTTCGTACACGTCCTGGACACCGCTCTCGTCCGCGTTTCTCCCGAGGCCTACGACGACGTCGTGGCCACGTACAAGACGCCGATCGTCGCGCTCCTCGAATACGGCCTGGTGGCCGCCATTCTCTTCCACGCGCTCAACGGTCTCCGCATCGTCGCCGTGGACTTCTGGGCCAAGGGCCCGCGCTTCCAGAAGCAGATGCTCTGGACCGTCGTGGGCATCTGGGTCGTGCTGATGGTCGGGGCTCTCTACCCGGTCCTCGGCCACGCCGTACGCGAAGTCTTCGGGAGCTGA
- a CDS encoding 2-oxo-4-hydroxy-4-carboxy-5-ureidoimidazoline decarboxylase, which translates to MPARRAEQAQVPAGPHRGDPGLTRFNTAPPAEAEAALLDCFGSHRWARRLAAHRPYPDLHALLAAADEAGYDLAPTDLTEALARETSPGLHHSAPHAAHLALRAAHAAYERRFGHVFVICLDAFRPAEHPDQVLADIRARLAHEPDEERVVTADEMRRLARGRIIELVTGPGRADGPV; encoded by the coding sequence ATACCGGCCCGGAGGGCCGAGCAGGCCCAGGTCCCGGCCGGACCGCACCGCGGTGATCCCGGTCTCACCCGTTTCAACACCGCGCCGCCCGCCGAGGCCGAGGCCGCCCTGCTCGACTGCTTCGGCAGCCACCGGTGGGCCCGCAGACTCGCCGCCCACCGCCCGTACCCCGATCTCCACGCCCTGCTCGCCGCGGCCGACGAGGCGGGCTACGACCTGGCCCCCACGGACCTCACCGAGGCGCTGGCCAGGGAGACCTCGCCGGGTCTGCACCACTCCGCCCCGCACGCCGCCCACCTGGCACTTCGCGCCGCGCACGCCGCGTACGAACGCCGCTTCGGCCATGTCTTCGTGATCTGTCTCGACGCCTTCCGGCCCGCCGAACACCCGGACCAGGTGCTGGCGGACATCCGCGCCCGGCTGGCGCACGAGCCGGACGAGGAGCGGGTCGTCACGGCCGACGAGATGCGGCGACTCGCCCGGGGACGCATCATCGAGCTGGTGACGGGGCCGGGCCGGGCGGACGGCCCGGTATAG